The genomic stretch AAGGGTTGTTCGATGCCTGCCAACACGCGCAGAGGCACCGTCACATTCCTGTGGCCGATGGCAGGCATCGAATAACCCTTAACGGGTGGAGTCTCATGGGACCGGCGTAACCCGACTCGAAACGGCCGTCTGGCCATCCCGGACGCGGCCGTTTGAGGGCTGCCGTTGCCGCCTATATCCAGACAGGAGGCTTGCCTGCTAGCAGGCCTATACTGGTAGCGGCTTGCAATCCACCGTGGCCGTGCTCGCAATCAACGAATTTTCCACCTCAAATTAGTTGCGACTGACGGACTCCGCCGGCTCACATGAGTTACGCGACTGGGCTTGCAATGAGCGGGCAAGCCGGAGCGTTCCCGATAGCAAGCCCTTACATTTAGCGGAGAATTCTGATGCAACAGAAATTACGTGCTGCGGTTGTGCAATCGGGATCCGTCGTCTTCGATGCGGACAGAACCATCGATAAAGTCGCGACGTTCACCGCAGACGCCGCGCGACAAGGAACTCAACTTATCGTATTTCCCGAAGCATTCGTCTCAGCTTATCCAAAGGGACTCGATTTCGGCTCGACAATTGGTGGAAGGACCGCTGCCGGACGCGAGGACTATCGTCGTTACTATGACAGCGCGGTAGAAGTGCCAAGTCCCGGCACCCGCCGGTTGGGCGAGGTTGCCGCCGACCACAAGCAATACATCGTGATCGGCGTAATCGAGCGGGACCACGGCACGTTGTATTGCACTGCGTTGTTTTATGGTCCGGACGGTACGATGCTCGGCAAGCATCGCAAGCTGATGCCGACCGCCGGCGAGAGGCTGATCTGGGGCTATGGCGATGGGTCGACCCTCCCGGTTTTCGACACGCCGTTCGGCAGGCTTGGCGCAGTCATTTGCTGGGAAAACTACATGCCATTATTGCGTATGGCGATGTACGCCAAGGGTGTTCAGATTTACTGCGCCCCCACCGCTGACAGCCGGCCGACATGGGCTTCCTCCATGCAGCATGTTGCCTTGGAGGGTCGTTGCTTTGTATTGTCAGCCTGCCAGCACCTGCGCCGATCGGATTGCCCAACCGACTATGCCGCAATCCAGGGTAACGATCCGTCCACTGTGCTGATGAGCGGTGGAAGCTGCATCGTCAGCCCGCTTGGCGAGCTCATTGCCGGCCCAATCTTTGAGCAGGATGCATTGCTCGTGGCCGATCTTGACCTCAACGACCTTGCCCGGGCGAAATATGACTTTGACGTCGCGGGTCACTACTCGCGTCCGGACATCTTCCGTTTGCATGTCAACGAAGCGGCGACGCCTCCCGTCGTGTTTGAGACAAATGGATTCGGCAGCGGCTTCTGAAGGTCA from Paraburkholderia phytofirmans OLGA172 encodes the following:
- a CDS encoding carbon-nitrogen hydrolase family protein; the encoded protein is MQQKLRAAVVQSGSVVFDADRTIDKVATFTADAARQGTQLIVFPEAFVSAYPKGLDFGSTIGGRTAAGREDYRRYYDSAVEVPSPGTRRLGEVAADHKQYIVIGVIERDHGTLYCTALFYGPDGTMLGKHRKLMPTAGERLIWGYGDGSTLPVFDTPFGRLGAVICWENYMPLLRMAMYAKGVQIYCAPTADSRPTWASSMQHVALEGRCFVLSACQHLRRSDCPTDYAAIQGNDPSTVLMSGGSCIVSPLGELIAGPIFEQDALLVADLDLNDLARAKYDFDVAGHYSRPDIFRLHVNEAATPPVVFETNGFGSGF